One genomic window of Argonema galeatum A003/A1 includes the following:
- a CDS encoding DUF3696 domain-containing protein, with protein sequence MINSLQLTNFKPFKNQFLEFRHITLLSGLNSSGKSSVLQSLLLLRQSYQQGLLPNIGLALNGELVCIGTAKDAIFEGANKEEIGFDIIWENGTERIWRFNYDREVDVLNLASSSIPQDVYQLSLFTNKFHYLQAERIGPRTFNEMSDYQVQRLEQIGTRGEYTAHFLSIYGDKDIPNSNLSHPRAKSSKLVNQVEAWIGEVSPGTRLKIASKPDIDLMSFQYSYGDSNPYRATNVGFGISYTLPIIVAVLASEPGTLIIIENPEAHLHPKGQSQMGRLLAIAASCGVQIVIETHSDHVLNGIRLAVHGGKIDPKDVQLHFFQRQEKERPIVTEVLSPRIDRDGRINSWPNGFFDQAQQDLMELL encoded by the coding sequence ATGATAAATTCTCTACAATTGACCAACTTTAAACCTTTTAAAAATCAATTTCTTGAATTTAGACATATCACCCTTCTTTCTGGCCTAAATAGTAGTGGAAAATCTTCTGTTCTTCAATCTTTGCTGTTGCTGCGTCAATCTTACCAACAGGGTTTATTGCCAAATATAGGTTTGGCGCTAAATGGTGAATTGGTTTGTATTGGTACGGCAAAAGATGCAATTTTTGAAGGAGCCAATAAAGAAGAAATCGGTTTTGATATTATTTGGGAAAATGGCACAGAGAGAATATGGCGTTTTAACTACGATCGAGAAGTAGATGTATTGAATCTTGCCTCATCATCCATTCCCCAGGACGTTTATCAATTAAGCCTTTTCACTAATAAATTCCACTACCTTCAAGCAGAACGGATAGGGCCACGAACTTTTAATGAAATGTCAGATTATCAAGTGCAACGACTTGAGCAAATTGGCACTAGAGGTGAGTATACTGCACACTTCCTTTCAATTTATGGAGATAAAGATATTCCCAATTCTAATCTAAGCCATCCAAGAGCAAAGTCATCGAAGTTGGTTAACCAAGTCGAAGCATGGATAGGAGAAGTCAGTCCAGGTACACGCCTCAAAATTGCTTCAAAGCCAGATATAGATCTAATGAGTTTTCAATATTCTTATGGAGATAGTAACCCTTATCGGGCAACCAATGTTGGGTTTGGAATTAGCTACACCTTACCAATTATTGTAGCGGTGCTTGCATCTGAACCAGGCACACTAATTATAATTGAAAATCCAGAAGCACATTTACATCCAAAAGGGCAATCACAAATGGGTCGTTTGTTGGCTATTGCTGCAAGCTGTGGCGTTCAAATTGTCATAGAAACTCATAGCGATCATGTTCTAAATGGGATTCGTCTTGCTGTTCATGGTGGAAAAATTGACCCGAAAGATGTTCAATTACACTTCTTTCAGCGACAAGAGAAAGAAAGGCCAATTGTAACTGAGGTATTGTCACCACGAATCGATCGCGACGGCAGAATAAATTCTTGGCCTAATGGGTTTTTCGATCAAGCCCAACAAGATTTAATGGAGTTGCTATAA
- a CDS encoding GmrSD restriction endonuclease domain-containing protein produces MTQLNNKNAELLEEDNSDEVDNDEEQYEKATFSYDPEKINIDTREPTIEQLLRRIDEEALDLAPDFQRQANIWNPDAKSQLIESILIRIPLPAFYIDATNEDNWLVVDGLQRLSALNQFINDKSDKRLRLSGLEYLTELNGKTYDELERRYQRRILETQVTVYAIEKGTPIEVKYNIFKRINTGGVPLSPQELRHALNPGKATKFLANMAKLQEFRKVIKISDFREKRMDDREFVIGFLAFKLTSYKKYKDETRDSFLNKALFKANKLSEEGLKDIEFIFKKTMINALEIFGENAFRKISNKTTKKYPVNKSLFEAWSVNLSCLSEQEIEILKFKKKELVEKFINCVDNDNEFLVSISQAANKVEYRFSTIERIIKEVLQ; encoded by the coding sequence GTGACACAGCTAAATAATAAAAACGCAGAATTGCTTGAAGAAGATAATTCAGATGAAGTAGACAATGATGAAGAACAATACGAAAAAGCTACTTTTAGCTACGATCCTGAAAAAATTAACATTGATACTAGGGAACCAACTATTGAGCAATTACTAAGACGAATTGATGAAGAAGCCCTTGATTTAGCCCCTGATTTTCAACGTCAAGCGAATATATGGAATCCCGACGCTAAAAGCCAATTGATTGAGTCTATTCTGATTCGGATTCCGCTACCAGCCTTTTACATAGATGCTACTAATGAAGATAATTGGTTGGTTGTAGATGGTTTACAGCGGCTATCAGCCCTAAACCAATTTATCAACGATAAGAGCGACAAAAGACTTAGACTAAGTGGATTAGAATACCTAACTGAACTTAACGGCAAAACTTATGATGAACTAGAGCGTAGATACCAGCGCCGGATATTAGAAACTCAAGTTACAGTATATGCAATTGAAAAAGGCACGCCTATTGAAGTTAAGTACAATATTTTTAAAAGGATTAATACAGGCGGTGTACCTCTTTCTCCTCAAGAACTACGCCATGCTCTCAACCCTGGAAAAGCAACCAAATTCTTAGCTAATATGGCAAAATTACAAGAATTTCGGAAAGTTATTAAAATTAGTGATTTCCGTGAAAAGCGCATGGACGATCGGGAGTTTGTAATTGGTTTTTTAGCTTTTAAGCTAACTTCTTACAAAAAATATAAAGATGAAACGAGGGATTCATTTCTAAATAAAGCTTTATTTAAAGCTAACAAATTATCAGAAGAAGGTTTAAAAGATATAGAATTTATTTTCAAAAAAACAATGATTAATGCTTTGGAAATTTTCGGAGAAAATGCTTTTCGTAAGATATCGAACAAAACCACAAAAAAATATCCTGTTAACAAATCATTATTTGAAGCTTGGTCAGTTAATCTTAGCTGTCTCAGCGAGCAAGAGATTGAAATATTAAAATTTAAAAAGAAAGAATTGGTTGAAAAATTTATTAATTGCGTAGATAATGATAATGAATTTCTTGTATCTATATCTCAGGCAGCTAACAAGGTAGAGTATCGATTTAGTACAATTGAAAGGATAATTAAGGAAGTATTACAATGA
- a CDS encoding tyrosinase family protein produces the protein MATTNDNLLLRQDAKTLTSAEKTAFVNAVKGLKNRPSQYQIFDPVTRTNVTPPNAYDYYVRLHQLAFGEINSSGQMSGEMPPVHSSPAFLPWHREFLRRFENDLRSIDPSVSLPYWDPTNSDSTRAVFSNDFMGTPGNSQDSNFVSAGPFSAPSFSLRNQPTQTLNQQGIWTLTFNSPSPLNPNGQARFLQRSSGSRQDPSMFVGTANLPLPSDIEAALNLPTFDRFTSTLEGRPHGNPHVWVGGGMGLATSPNDPVFFLHHANIDRLWTEWIERHQNDPGFRPYLPPDTGNTGIDINDPMYQFGNATPEQMISIQQIGYVYDTTDRPPVVEEPSLPTISINDVSVVEGNVPANFTVSLSKASDRVVTVNYAIADDSADGSSTFDATLNSNQEVPPTSSTASGFSLLELNRAGDALSYRIKVSGLDFGSLLGKASQTADTTDDVTGVHFHVGGKGANGAIVLDISKASQDADDWNATINPDGSTIITGVWESTDAANQPLSNFVSSLKAATPGDDTKLYLNVHTKASPGGVIRGQILGERPDGTAPALSGQVVFNPGQTKQTVTVNVLEDTQPEFDENFYINLSNPIGAEIADAQGAATIRDNDTAKASTPAKAGSSQFGTPGNDSLSGGNGNDSIFADSGDDLVFGGDGNDYLSGGKGKDIFFGDAGDDLIFGNEGQDTIYGGEGKNTLSGGKDDDVIYSGSGEDFIVGDDGNDLIFGKGKDFLAGNKGNDTIDGGEGNGTLFGGQGNDVLYGGSGGDLLFGDKGTDRLVGVNAKATNPGLGEIDTLVGGFDADLFILGDTVKVYYNDGDDSKSGTTDYAFILDFNASEDRIELRGSSNGYVLGGSPSGLPSGTAIYQKTLGQNELIAIVQGSNNLSLGGGYFSFI, from the coding sequence ATGGCGACAACGAACGATAACCTCTTATTACGGCAGGACGCCAAGACTCTCACCAGTGCAGAAAAAACAGCATTTGTCAATGCAGTTAAAGGATTAAAAAACAGGCCATCTCAGTACCAAATCTTTGACCCTGTAACCAGAACAAACGTAACTCCACCGAATGCTTATGATTACTACGTGAGGTTGCATCAATTAGCCTTTGGTGAAATAAACTCTAGCGGACAGATGTCTGGTGAAATGCCGCCAGTCCACTCCTCACCAGCATTTCTGCCGTGGCACCGGGAATTCTTGCGTAGGTTCGAGAATGACTTGCGATCGATCGATCCCAGCGTCAGCCTCCCATACTGGGACCCGACTAACTCGGACAGCACCCGCGCCGTCTTCAGCAACGACTTTATGGGTACCCCTGGCAACTCCCAAGACAGTAACTTTGTGAGTGCAGGGCCATTCAGTGCGCCATCTTTTTCACTGCGAAATCAGCCTACCCAAACTCTAAACCAGCAGGGTATCTGGACGCTGACTTTTAATTCTCCATCGCCTCTCAATCCAAACGGACAGGCACGTTTTCTTCAGCGCAGCAGCGGATCGAGACAAGACCCCTCAATGTTCGTGGGTACTGCTAACTTACCATTACCATCGGACATAGAGGCTGCTCTTAACCTACCCACATTCGATCGCTTCACTAGCACACTGGAAGGTCGCCCCCACGGAAATCCCCACGTCTGGGTAGGTGGCGGGATGGGTTTGGCGACTTCTCCCAACGATCCGGTATTCTTCCTGCATCATGCCAACATCGATCGCCTCTGGACAGAGTGGATAGAACGTCACCAAAACGATCCTGGGTTCCGTCCTTATCTTCCGCCGGACACTGGTAACACTGGGATTGACATTAATGACCCCATGTATCAGTTTGGGAATGCCACTCCCGAACAGATGATTTCCATCCAGCAAATCGGTTATGTGTACGACACCACCGATCGGCCCCCTGTTGTAGAGGAACCCTCTCTACCAACCATCTCTATCAACGATGTCTCGGTAGTAGAAGGTAACGTTCCCGCGAACTTTACAGTTAGCCTGTCAAAAGCTAGCGATCGAGTGGTGACGGTAAATTATGCGATCGCAGACGACAGCGCCGACGGTAGCAGCACCTTCGATGCGACCTTAAATAGCAACCAAGAAGTACCGCCCACAAGCTCAACCGCTAGCGGTTTCAGCTTGTTGGAACTGAACCGCGCCGGGGATGCGCTGAGTTACAGAATCAAGGTTTCCGGTTTGGACTTTGGTTCCCTACTCGGCAAAGCTTCTCAAACCGCTGACACGACTGATGATGTCACTGGCGTTCATTTCCATGTGGGAGGGAAAGGCGCAAATGGTGCGATCGTTTTAGATATTTCCAAAGCTTCTCAAGATGCCGATGACTGGAACGCAACCATTAATCCAGATGGTTCCACAATTATCACTGGCGTTTGGGAATCAACCGATGCTGCCAATCAGCCTTTGAGTAATTTTGTCTCCTCCCTCAAGGCAGCTACACCCGGAGATGATACCAAACTGTACTTGAACGTCCACACCAAGGCATCTCCCGGTGGAGTAATTCGCGGTCAAATCCTGGGCGAACGCCCCGACGGCACCGCCCCGGCCCTCAGCGGCCAGGTGGTGTTCAATCCCGGCCAAACCAAACAAACTGTCACCGTCAACGTTCTGGAAGACACTCAGCCCGAATTCGACGAGAATTTTTACATCAACCTCAGCAATCCGATCGGCGCTGAAATCGCTGACGCCCAAGGTGCGGCGACCATCAGAGATAACGATACTGCCAAAGCTAGCACCCCTGCCAAAGCAGGATCGTCCCAATTTGGCACGCCAGGAAACGATAGCCTATCCGGTGGCAATGGCAATGACTCCATCTTTGCCGATAGCGGCGATGACTTGGTGTTTGGCGGAGACGGCAATGACTATCTTTCTGGCGGTAAAGGCAAAGACATTTTCTTCGGGGATGCTGGCGATGACCTCATTTTTGGTAACGAAGGCCAGGACACGATCTATGGTGGGGAAGGCAAGAATACCCTCTCCGGTGGCAAAGATGATGATGTAATTTACAGCGGTAGTGGTGAAGACTTCATCGTTGGAGACGATGGCAACGATCTTATCTTTGGTAAGGGCAAAGACTTTCTCGCTGGCAATAAAGGCAACGATACCATTGATGGCGGAGAAGGCAACGGTACCTTGTTTGGCGGTCAAGGTAATGATGTTCTCTACGGGGGATCTGGGGGGGACTTGCTTTTCGGAGACAAAGGGACCGATCGCTTGGTTGGTGTTAACGCCAAAGCTACCAATCCAGGTTTGGGCGAGATAGATACTTTAGTTGGCGGTTTTGATGCCGATCTCTTTATCTTGGGAGATACCGTTAAGGTTTACTATAATGACGGCGATGATAGTAAATCTGGCACCACCGATTACGCTTTCATTCTCGATTTCAATGCCAGCGAGGATAGAATTGAGCTTCGCGGTTCATCTAATGGCTATGTGCTTGGTGGTTCCCCAAGCGGTTTACCAAGTGGAACGGCAATCTATCAGAAAACTCTCGGTCAGAATGAACTGATTGCTATTGTCCAAGGCTCTAATAATTTGAGTCTTGGAGGTGGTTACTTCAGTTTCATCTAA
- a CDS encoding cytochrome c oxidase subunit 3 produces the protein MQSSTIDPAKTALNYHASSEAVAGHHHEEHPDHRIFGVIVFLIAEAMIFLGLFAAYLTFRSVAPIWPPEGTPERELLLPGINTLILISSSFVIHKADTAIKKNDVAGLRNWFIATAIMGAIFLAGQVYEYAHLEFGLTTNLYASTFYVLTGFHGLHVCFGVVLILGVLWRSLKKGRYSSESHFGVEAAELYWHFVDIVWIVLFLLLYIL, from the coding sequence ATGCAAAGTTCAACCATCGATCCAGCTAAAACTGCCCTGAACTATCACGCTAGTTCTGAGGCAGTTGCAGGCCATCATCATGAAGAACATCCCGATCACCGCATCTTCGGAGTGATTGTTTTTCTGATTGCCGAGGCAATGATCTTTTTAGGATTATTTGCCGCCTATCTTACCTTCCGGTCTGTGGCACCGATATGGCCGCCGGAAGGAACGCCAGAACGAGAGTTATTGCTGCCAGGAATCAATACGCTGATTCTGATTTCCAGCAGTTTTGTGATTCATAAGGCGGATACGGCTATCAAAAAGAACGATGTGGCGGGTTTGCGAAATTGGTTTATTGCCACTGCGATTATGGGCGCAATTTTCTTGGCCGGTCAGGTTTATGAGTACGCCCATCTAGAATTCGGCCTCACAACCAACTTGTATGCCAGCACGTTTTATGTTTTGACTGGCTTTCACGGTCTGCACGTTTGTTTTGGGGTGGTGTTGATTTTGGGTGTGTTGTGGCGATCGCTCAAGAAAGGCCGCTACAGCAGCGAAAGCCATTTTGGTGTAGAAGCTGCTGAACTCTACTGGCACTTTGTCGATATCGTTTGGATTGTTCTTTTCCTGCTGCTTTATATTTTGTGA
- the ctaD gene encoding cytochrome c oxidase subunit I translates to MTTQVQLEETAISAAHGEETDNNWRKYFGFSTDHKVIGIQYLVTTFIFYLIGGALASAVRTELATPDPDFVSPELYNSLFTIHATVMIFLWIVPAATGGFGNYLIPLMIGARDMAFPRLNAVAFWMIPPAGILLLSSFFVGAAGAGWTSYPPLSIISGKAGEMIWILSVLLLGTSSILGAVNFLVTLLKMRIPGMSLNQMPLFCWAMLSASALILIATPVLAGALILLSFDLIAGTAFFNPTGGGNPVVYQHMFWFYSHPAVYIMILPVFGMISEILPIYSRKPIFGYRAIAYSSIAISFLGLIVWAHHMFTSGTPAWLRMFFMIATMIIAVPTGIKVFSWLATIWGGKLRLNSAMLFALGFVSMFVIGGLSGIMVAAVPFDIHVHDTYFIVAHLHYVLFGGSVFGLYGGLYHWFPKMTGRMMNETWGQVHFALTLIGFNMCFMPMHKLGMEGMPRRVAMYDPKFAALNMVCTIGAYILAVSTIPFIINAVWSWFRGPKAADNPWQALTLEWMTSSPPPVENFLKEPVLATGPYDYGTRTPLNIRKLVANKVAEAKTSSGIPLEKLQASDLFSTPGSVFSSGSESSVAAETLQDEDPMLSGGTNSVLRAKPDPNFAVNPEDRKEE, encoded by the coding sequence ATGACCACACAAGTACAGCTTGAAGAAACAGCTATATCGGCTGCCCACGGAGAAGAAACTGACAATAATTGGCGAAAATACTTTGGCTTTAGCACCGACCATAAAGTGATAGGCATTCAATACCTCGTCACCACATTTATTTTCTATCTCATTGGCGGTGCTTTAGCCTCTGCGGTTCGCACGGAACTCGCCACGCCAGACCCAGATTTTGTCAGCCCCGAACTCTACAACAGTTTGTTTACGATCCACGCCACAGTAATGATTTTCTTGTGGATTGTGCCTGCTGCCACTGGTGGATTTGGCAACTACCTGATCCCCTTGATGATCGGGGCGCGGGATATGGCGTTCCCACGATTGAATGCTGTTGCCTTTTGGATGATTCCCCCTGCTGGTATCTTGCTGTTGAGCAGCTTCTTCGTTGGCGCAGCAGGTGCAGGTTGGACATCTTATCCCCCTTTAAGCATCATCAGCGGCAAAGCGGGTGAGATGATTTGGATTCTCAGCGTTCTCTTACTGGGAACCTCTTCAATTTTGGGTGCGGTGAACTTTTTAGTCACTCTCCTCAAGATGCGAATTCCCGGTATGAGTCTCAATCAGATGCCCTTGTTTTGCTGGGCAATGCTATCAGCTTCGGCACTGATTTTGATCGCGACGCCAGTATTAGCAGGAGCCTTGATTCTGCTCAGTTTTGACCTCATAGCGGGTACAGCTTTCTTTAACCCGACTGGCGGGGGCAATCCGGTGGTTTACCAGCATATGTTCTGGTTTTATTCCCACCCGGCTGTTTACATCATGATTCTGCCGGTGTTTGGCATGATCTCGGAAATTCTGCCGATTTATTCCCGCAAGCCGATATTTGGTTATCGCGCGATCGCATATTCCAGCATAGCCATTAGTTTCTTGGGGCTGATTGTCTGGGCGCACCATATGTTCACCAGCGGCACTCCCGCTTGGTTGCGGATGTTCTTCATGATCGCCACAATGATCATTGCCGTACCCACCGGAATTAAGGTATTCAGCTGGTTAGCTACCATCTGGGGCGGTAAACTGCGCCTCAACAGCGCCATGCTGTTTGCTTTGGGCTTTGTGTCGATGTTTGTGATCGGCGGTTTGAGCGGCATCATGGTAGCAGCAGTGCCCTTCGACATCCACGTTCACGACACTTATTTTATCGTGGCTCACCTGCACTACGTCTTGTTTGGTGGCAGTGTGTTCGGTTTGTATGGCGGTTTATATCACTGGTTCCCCAAAATGACGGGGCGCATGATGAACGAAACCTGGGGCCAAGTTCATTTTGCCCTGACACTGATCGGCTTTAATATGTGCTTCATGCCCATGCACAAGCTGGGGATGGAAGGTATGCCTCGGCGGGTAGCAATGTACGATCCCAAATTTGCCGCCCTCAATATGGTTTGCACCATAGGTGCTTATATTCTCGCGGTTTCTACGATTCCCTTTATCATCAATGCTGTTTGGAGTTGGTTCCGTGGCCCCAAAGCTGCTGACAATCCCTGGCAAGCTTTGACTTTGGAATGGATGACTTCTTCACCGCCGCCAGTGGAGAATTTCTTGAAAGAGCCGGTTTTAGCGACAGGGCCCTATGACTATGGGACGCGCACTCCTCTCAACATTCGCAAGCTTGTGGCTAACAAAGTTGCCGAAGCTAAAACGTCATCGGGAATTCCCTTAGAAAAGCTTCAAGCTTCAGACTTGTTTAGCACTCCCGGTTCTGTTTTCTCATCGGGATCTGAATCAAGTGTTGCTGCTGAAACCCTTCAGGATGAAGACCCGATGTTGTCAGGAGGCACAAACTCGGTCTTGCGGGCTAAACCAGATCCAAATTTTGCTGTCAATCCTGAAGACCGTAAAGAGGAGTAA
- a CDS encoding cytochrome c oxidase subunit II: MKIPSNISTLIAGIVLTLVSLWYGQNHGLLPVAASEEAPLVDNLFNLMMTISTGLFLIVQGVIIYCVIKFRRRPGDMTDGPPTHGNVPLEILWTAIPAIIVLVIGVYSFEVYNAMGGLDPMAGHGMQAMKKMPGSALAATLDSDTQQNALGIGASPEESSVAQIQINVTGLQFAWIFSYPDSGVVSGELHVPVGRQVKLNISANDVIHSFWVPEFRLKQDAIPGSETQLQFTPKVAGTYSVICAELCGSYHGSMKTQVIVQTLEEFDAWIQSQQEVASFDNLDRAVAVNPAEMSTAKFLAPYAAEMGINSDTLKQIHPSHHEI, from the coding sequence GTGAAAATCCCAAGTAACATCTCAACTCTAATCGCTGGTATTGTGCTGACCCTTGTCAGCCTCTGGTACGGCCAGAATCATGGCCTACTGCCAGTGGCAGCCTCCGAAGAAGCGCCTTTGGTAGACAATTTATTCAACCTGATGATGACCATCTCCACAGGTCTGTTTCTCATAGTTCAGGGCGTTATAATCTATTGCGTCATTAAATTTCGCAGGCGTCCGGGTGATATGACAGACGGGCCGCCGACGCACGGTAACGTTCCCCTGGAAATTTTGTGGACAGCGATTCCCGCCATCATTGTGCTTGTGATTGGGGTCTACAGCTTTGAGGTTTACAATGCTATGGGCGGCTTAGATCCTATGGCCGGTCACGGTATGCAGGCTATGAAGAAGATGCCCGGATCTGCTCTAGCAGCCACCTTAGACAGCGATACACAGCAAAATGCTCTCGGTATTGGTGCTTCCCCAGAAGAAAGCTCAGTCGCCCAGATACAAATTAACGTAACTGGTTTGCAGTTTGCCTGGATTTTTAGCTATCCCGATAGTGGCGTCGTTTCTGGCGAATTGCACGTCCCCGTCGGACGGCAAGTAAAACTAAACATCTCCGCCAACGACGTGATCCATTCCTTCTGGGTACCTGAATTCCGCCTCAAGCAAGATGCAATTCCAGGTAGTGAAACCCAACTGCAATTCACTCCCAAAGTAGCTGGCACCTACTCTGTGATTTGTGCCGAACTCTGCGGTTCCTATCATGGCAGCATGAAAACGCAGGTCATAGTCCAGACACTGGAAGAATTTGATGCCTGGATTCAAAGTCAGCAGGAAGTGGCAAGCTTCGATAACCTCGATCGGGCCGTGGCAGTAAACCCAGCCGAAATGTCAACTGCTAAATTTCTAGCTCCCTACGCAGCCGAAATGGGGATAAACTCTGATACTCTCAAGCAAATTCACCCATCTCATCACGAAATTTAG
- a CDS encoding transposase, with protein MLLGLLTKIKVNSSLRQSLAKHAGVARHAWNQGLALCQTVLEHNRSYPESKIKFPTAIDLHKWLVASIKSQNPWYYEVSKCAPQYALRHLSEAFKQFFNGVKGLPKFKKKGHTDSFTLDGSIHIEHQSIKVPILGKLKTFERLPVGTKPKSVTISRKADSWFISFKIEKPIQSTPKKRDVVGVDLGIKTLATLSTGEIFQGAKSYQKAKHKLAKLQRIVARRQKGSANRFKAVKALARLHQKIANIRKDTLHKLTSYLSKNHAVVGIEDLNVSGMMANHCLAASIGDMGFYEFRRQLEYKCPLYGSKLVVIGRFKPSSKTCSNCGFVKEVLELSERVYRCDCGLELDRDLNAAINIEKLTREVLSCLLVDGVLPTVPDETGSFC; from the coding sequence ATGCTACTGGGATTATTAACCAAAATCAAAGTCAACTCTTCGCTGCGGCAATCTCTAGCCAAACACGCAGGCGTAGCACGTCACGCCTGGAATCAGGGTTTGGCTTTATGTCAAACTGTCTTAGAACACAACCGTTCTTACCCAGAATCCAAAATTAAATTCCCCACAGCCATAGACCTGCATAAATGGCTAGTAGCATCAATAAAATCCCAAAATCCTTGGTATTACGAAGTAAGTAAATGCGCCCCCCAATATGCCTTAAGGCATTTGTCAGAAGCATTTAAACAGTTCTTCAACGGTGTAAAAGGGTTACCTAAATTCAAGAAAAAAGGTCACACAGACTCATTCACTCTAGATGGTTCAATCCACATAGAACACCAGAGCATCAAAGTACCAATCTTAGGAAAGCTGAAAACTTTTGAGCGATTACCAGTAGGGACAAAACCGAAATCAGTCACCATTAGCAGAAAAGCAGACAGCTGGTTTATCTCATTTAAAATAGAAAAGCCAATTCAATCAACACCAAAAAAACGGGATGTAGTGGGAGTAGACTTAGGAATAAAAACCCTGGCTACCCTATCGACAGGAGAGATATTTCAAGGTGCAAAGTCTTACCAAAAAGCCAAACATAAATTAGCCAAACTCCAACGCATTGTAGCACGTCGTCAAAAAGGTTCTGCCAACAGGTTTAAAGCAGTCAAAGCCTTAGCTAGACTGCATCAAAAGATAGCCAATATCCGCAAGGACACATTACATAAACTCACCTCTTACTTAAGCAAAAACCACGCAGTAGTAGGAATTGAGGATTTGAATGTGTCAGGGATGATGGCTAATCATTGTTTAGCTGCATCGATAGGGGATATGGGATTTTATGAATTCCGTCGCCAGTTAGAATATAAATGTCCCTTGTATGGCAGTAAGCTAGTAGTGATTGGCAGGTTTAAGCCAAGTAGTAAAACCTGTTCAAATTGCGGTTTCGTCAAAGAGGTTTTGGAATTATCAGAACGAGTTTATCGATGTGATTGTGGCTTAGAATTGGATAGAGACTTGAATGCCGCAATTAATATCGAGAAATTAACGCGGGAAGTTCTCTCGTGTCTGCTTGTGGATGGGGTGCTGCCGACAGTCCCAGATGAAACAGGAAGTTTTTGTTAA
- a CDS encoding COX15/CtaA family protein: MAETVLHQDVRTEATTPVDFIRRFVWKIAVATLLLMAVGSATRVMNAGLACPDWPLCYGQLVPSQQMNLQVFLEWFHRLDAALIGLSAIALVGLSWWYRRQSPPWLPLASAFAFFSIVFQGVLGGLTVTQLLRFDIVTAHLGCALLFFITLIAIGMALLPYEGTGTARKLALVSLSAAILVYLQSILGGLVASRWALHQCFGASQLCAVMNSHIAGVVPPTLATLAVLIMTWRTPAVHPTLRLLANTAAGLLVCQIALGVATLRLHLQVEPLTVAHQAVGATLLGSLVAFAVLAWRDVLSTPRFSPSQANS, translated from the coding sequence ATGGCTGAGACTGTGTTGCATCAGGATGTTCGCACGGAAGCTACCACCCCCGTAGATTTTATCCGTCGCTTTGTCTGGAAGATAGCCGTAGCGACGCTGCTTTTGATGGCAGTGGGCAGTGCTACGCGGGTGATGAATGCTGGGTTGGCTTGCCCGGACTGGCCCCTGTGCTACGGTCAGTTAGTACCCAGCCAGCAGATGAATCTTCAGGTGTTCTTGGAGTGGTTTCACCGATTGGATGCGGCTTTAATTGGCCTTTCTGCGATCGCTCTGGTAGGCTTGTCGTGGTGGTATCGGCGTCAGTCACCGCCTTGGCTGCCTCTAGCGTCCGCGTTCGCATTCTTTTCGATCGTTTTCCAAGGCGTCTTGGGAGGACTCACCGTTACACAATTATTGCGGTTTGACATTGTAACCGCTCACTTGGGGTGCGCTTTGTTGTTTTTCATCACCCTAATTGCGATCGGCATGGCTCTTTTGCCCTACGAAGGCACCGGCACAGCCCGTAAGTTAGCTCTTGTAAGCTTAAGTGCCGCTATCTTAGTTTATCTGCAAAGTATTTTGGGTGGACTGGTGGCATCCCGCTGGGCTCTGCACCAATGCTTTGGCGCGTCTCAACTCTGCGCGGTGATGAATAGCCACATTGCTGGTGTCGTTCCACCTACTTTGGCAACTCTGGCTGTGCTAATTATGACATGGCGCACACCCGCAGTGCATCCCACTCTCCGGCTGCTGGCTAATACTGCCGCTGGTTTGTTGGTATGCCAAATTGCTCTTGGTGTGGCAACTTTGCGCCTGCATCTCCAGGTGGAACCTTTAACAGTAGCTCATCAAGCAGTCGGAGCGACATTACTGGGATCGCTGGTTGCGTTCGCTGTTTTGGCATGGCGCGATGTATTAAGTACACCCCGCTTCTCGCCTTCGCAAGCTAATAGTTAG